From a region of the Mobula hypostoma chromosome 6, sMobHyp1.1, whole genome shotgun sequence genome:
- the eef1b2 gene encoding elongation factor 1-beta, with amino-acid sequence MPSADSVFTRLFPALVIKRQRGGCGLLQLPLRCVSCWRGRGLVSAMGFGDLKAASGLQMLNDYLADRSYIEGYVPSQADIAVYEALGGPPAPSFCHAHRWYNHIRSYESTKSSLPGVKQPISKYGPQNVADTTSTKAEADDDDDIDLFGSDDEEEGAEAQRIREERLAQYEAKKSKKPTLIAKSSILLDVKPWDDETDMKKMEECVRSITMDGLVWGSSKLVPVGYGIKKLQIQCVVEDDKVGTDMLEEAITAFEDYVQSVDVAAFNKV; translated from the exons ATGCCCTCGGCTGATTCCGTATTCACTCGGCTGTTTCCGGCGCTGGTTATAAAGAGGCAGCGCGGCGGCTGCGGCCTCTTGCAGTTGCCGCTGCGCTGCGTGTCGTGTTGGCGTGGACGGGGCTTAGTGTCAGCCATGGGGTTTGGTGACCTGAAGGCCGCATCCGGCCTGCAGATGCTTAACGATTACTTGGCGGATCGCAGCTACATCGAGGG GTATGTTCCGTCACAAGCAGACATCGCTGTGTATGAAGCTCTTGGTGGGCCACCTGCGCCTTCATTCTGTCATGCACATCGGTGGTACAATCACATTCGGTCCTATGAAAGCACTAAGTCCAG CCTTCCAGGTGTTAAGCAACCAATTAGCAAATATGGTCCACAAAATGTAGCAGACACAACCTCAACAAAAGCAGAGGCAgacgatgatgatgatattgATCTCTTTGGGTCTGATGATGAAGAG GAAGGTGCAGAAGCTCAGAGGATCAGGGAAGAACGCCTAGCTCAATATGAAGCTAAAAAGTCCAAGA AGCCGACACTCATTGCCAAATCATCTATTTTACTGGATGTAAAACCATGGGATGATGAAACTGATATGAAAAAAATGGAAGAATGTGTGCGTTCTATCACAATGGATGGCTTAGTTTGGGGTTCTT CTAAACTGGTTCCAGTGGGTTATGGCATCAAAAAATTACAGATTCAATGTGTGGTGGAAGATGATAAG GTGGGAACAGATATGCTGGAAGAAGCTATCACAGCATTTGAAGATTATGTTCAATCTGTTGATGTTGCAGCCTTCAACAAAGTCTAA